From a single Hippopotamus amphibius kiboko isolate mHipAmp2 chromosome X, mHipAmp2.hap2, whole genome shotgun sequence genomic region:
- the PIGA gene encoding phosphatidylinositol N-acetylglucosaminyltransferase subunit A isoform X3, with protein sequence MGLAGTDLLSGIIPELCQKYPDLNFIIGGEGPKRIILEEVRERYQLHDRVRLLGALEHKDVRNVLVQGHIFLNTSLTEAFCMAIVEAASCGLQVVSTRVGGIPEVLPENLIILCEPSVKSLCEGLEKAISQLKSGALLPPEKIHNTVKTFYTWRNVAERTEKVYDRVAQEAVLPMDKRLDRLISHCGRVTGCIFALLAVFNFLFLIFLRWVTPDSVIDVAVDATGPKGAWTHQYRYSKKGGENNEVSKTR encoded by the exons ATGGGACTCGCCG GGACCGATTTGCTTAGTGGTATAATACCTGAACTCTGTCAGAAATATCCTGATTTAAATTTCATAATTGGAGGAGAGGGACCAAAGAGAATCATTCTGGAAGAAGTACGGGAAAGATACCAGCTCCATGACAG AGTGCGTCTCTTGGGAGCCTTAGAACACAAGGATGTTAGAAATGTCTTAGTTCAAggacatatttttcttaatacttCCCTTACTGAAGCATTCTGCATGGCAATTGTGGAGGCAGCCAGTTGTGGTTTACAG gttgtAAGTACCAGGGTTGGTGGAATTCCTGAAGTACTTCCAGAAAATCTTATCATTTTATGTGAGCCTTCTGTAAAGTCTTTGTGTGAGGGATTGGAAAAAGCTATTTCCCAACTGAAGTCAGGAGCATTGCTGCCTCCAGAAAAAATCCATAACACCGTAAAGACTTTCTACACCTGGAGGAATGTTGCGGAGAGAACTGAAAAA GTGTATGACCGAGTGGCACAGGAGGCTGTGTTACCGATGGACAAACGACTGGACAGACTGATCTCTCACTGTGGCCGTGTGACAGGCTGCATTTTTGCTTTGTTGGCTGTATTCAactttctcttcctcattttcctGAGATGGGTGACTCCAGATTCTGTCATCGATGTTGCAGTAGATGCCACAGGGCCAAAGGGTGCCTGGACTCATCAATATCGTTACAGTAAAAAGGGGGGCGAGAATAATGAGGTGTCTAAAACCAGGTAG
- the PIGA gene encoding phosphatidylinositol N-acetylglucosaminyltransferase subunit A isoform X2, with translation MAYRGGGGHGQPPSASLSNVSFGSLSTCRTCTHNVCMVSDFFYPNMGGVESHIYQLSQCLIERGHKVIIVTHAYGNRKGIRYLTNGLKVYYLPLKVMYNQSTATTLFHSLPLLRYIFVRERVTIIHSHSSFSAMAHDALFHAKTMGLQTVFTDHSLFGFADVSSVLTNKLLTVSLCDTNHIICVSYTSKENTVLRAALNPEIVSVIPNAVDPTDFTPDPFRRHDSVITIVVVSRLVYRKGTDLLSGIIPELCQKYPDLNFIIGGEGPKRIILEEVRERYQLHDRVRLLGALEHKDVRNVLVQGHIFLNTSLTEAFCMAIVEAASCGLQVVSTRVGGIPEVLPENLIILCEPSVKSLCEGLEKAISQLKSGALLPPEKIHNTVKTFYTWRNVAERTEKLL, from the exons ATGGCCTATAGAGGAGGAGGTGGTCATGGCCAGCCTCCCTCAGCTTCGCTCTCCAATGTCAGCTTTGGAAGTCTTTCCACATGTAGAACCTGTACCCATAATGTATGCATGGTGTCAGACTTTTTCTACCCAAATATGGGAGGCGTGGAAAGCCACATTTACCAGCTCTCTCAGTGCCTGATTGAAAGAGGGCACAAGGTCATAATTGTCACCCATGCTTACGGAAATCGCAAAGGCATCCGTTACCTCACTAATGGCCTCAAAGTCTATTACTTGCCTCTGAAAGTCATGTACAACCAATCTACAGCCACGACCCTCTTTCACAGCCTGCCATTGCTCAGGTACATATTTGTTCGGGAGAGAGTCACGATAATTCATTCACATAGTTCCTTTTCTGCCATGGCCCATGATGCCCTCTTCCACGCCAAGACAATGGGCCTCCAGACCGTCTTCACGGACCATTCCCTTTTTGGATTTGCTGATGTCAGCTCGGTGCTTACAAACAAGCTTCTAACTGTGTCTCTTTGTGACACAAACCACATAATTTGTGTCTCTTACACTAGTAAGGAAAACACTGTGCTAAGAGCAGCACTGAATCCTGAAATAGTGTCCGTCATTCCTAATGCTGTAGATCCTACTGACTTCACTCCAGACCCGTTTAGAAGGCATGATAGTGTAATAACTATTGTTGTTGTCAGCAGACTTGTTTACAGAAAAG GGACCGATTTGCTTAGTGGTATAATACCTGAACTCTGTCAGAAATATCCTGATTTAAATTTCATAATTGGAGGAGAGGGACCAAAGAGAATCATTCTGGAAGAAGTACGGGAAAGATACCAGCTCCATGACAG AGTGCGTCTCTTGGGAGCCTTAGAACACAAGGATGTTAGAAATGTCTTAGTTCAAggacatatttttcttaatacttCCCTTACTGAAGCATTCTGCATGGCAATTGTGGAGGCAGCCAGTTGTGGTTTACAG gttgtAAGTACCAGGGTTGGTGGAATTCCTGAAGTACTTCCAGAAAATCTTATCATTTTATGTGAGCCTTCTGTAAAGTCTTTGTGTGAGGGATTGGAAAAAGCTATTTCCCAACTGAAGTCAGGAGCATTGCTGCCTCCAGAAAAAATCCATAACACCGTAAAGACTTTCTACACCTGGAGGAATGTTGCGGAGAGAACTGAAAAA CTGCTGTGA
- the PIGA gene encoding phosphatidylinositol N-acetylglucosaminyltransferase subunit A isoform X1 produces MAYRGGGGHGQPPSASLSNVSFGSLSTCRTCTHNVCMVSDFFYPNMGGVESHIYQLSQCLIERGHKVIIVTHAYGNRKGIRYLTNGLKVYYLPLKVMYNQSTATTLFHSLPLLRYIFVRERVTIIHSHSSFSAMAHDALFHAKTMGLQTVFTDHSLFGFADVSSVLTNKLLTVSLCDTNHIICVSYTSKENTVLRAALNPEIVSVIPNAVDPTDFTPDPFRRHDSVITIVVVSRLVYRKGTDLLSGIIPELCQKYPDLNFIIGGEGPKRIILEEVRERYQLHDRVRLLGALEHKDVRNVLVQGHIFLNTSLTEAFCMAIVEAASCGLQVVSTRVGGIPEVLPENLIILCEPSVKSLCEGLEKAISQLKSGALLPPEKIHNTVKTFYTWRNVAERTEKVYDRVAQEAVLPMDKRLDRLISHCGRVTGCIFALLAVFNFLFLIFLRWVTPDSVIDVAVDATGPKGAWTHQYRYSKKGGENNEVSKTR; encoded by the exons ATGGCCTATAGAGGAGGAGGTGGTCATGGCCAGCCTCCCTCAGCTTCGCTCTCCAATGTCAGCTTTGGAAGTCTTTCCACATGTAGAACCTGTACCCATAATGTATGCATGGTGTCAGACTTTTTCTACCCAAATATGGGAGGCGTGGAAAGCCACATTTACCAGCTCTCTCAGTGCCTGATTGAAAGAGGGCACAAGGTCATAATTGTCACCCATGCTTACGGAAATCGCAAAGGCATCCGTTACCTCACTAATGGCCTCAAAGTCTATTACTTGCCTCTGAAAGTCATGTACAACCAATCTACAGCCACGACCCTCTTTCACAGCCTGCCATTGCTCAGGTACATATTTGTTCGGGAGAGAGTCACGATAATTCATTCACATAGTTCCTTTTCTGCCATGGCCCATGATGCCCTCTTCCACGCCAAGACAATGGGCCTCCAGACCGTCTTCACGGACCATTCCCTTTTTGGATTTGCTGATGTCAGCTCGGTGCTTACAAACAAGCTTCTAACTGTGTCTCTTTGTGACACAAACCACATAATTTGTGTCTCTTACACTAGTAAGGAAAACACTGTGCTAAGAGCAGCACTGAATCCTGAAATAGTGTCCGTCATTCCTAATGCTGTAGATCCTACTGACTTCACTCCAGACCCGTTTAGAAGGCATGATAGTGTAATAACTATTGTTGTTGTCAGCAGACTTGTTTACAGAAAAG GGACCGATTTGCTTAGTGGTATAATACCTGAACTCTGTCAGAAATATCCTGATTTAAATTTCATAATTGGAGGAGAGGGACCAAAGAGAATCATTCTGGAAGAAGTACGGGAAAGATACCAGCTCCATGACAG AGTGCGTCTCTTGGGAGCCTTAGAACACAAGGATGTTAGAAATGTCTTAGTTCAAggacatatttttcttaatacttCCCTTACTGAAGCATTCTGCATGGCAATTGTGGAGGCAGCCAGTTGTGGTTTACAG gttgtAAGTACCAGGGTTGGTGGAATTCCTGAAGTACTTCCAGAAAATCTTATCATTTTATGTGAGCCTTCTGTAAAGTCTTTGTGTGAGGGATTGGAAAAAGCTATTTCCCAACTGAAGTCAGGAGCATTGCTGCCTCCAGAAAAAATCCATAACACCGTAAAGACTTTCTACACCTGGAGGAATGTTGCGGAGAGAACTGAAAAA GTGTATGACCGAGTGGCACAGGAGGCTGTGTTACCGATGGACAAACGACTGGACAGACTGATCTCTCACTGTGGCCGTGTGACAGGCTGCATTTTTGCTTTGTTGGCTGTATTCAactttctcttcctcattttcctGAGATGGGTGACTCCAGATTCTGTCATCGATGTTGCAGTAGATGCCACAGGGCCAAAGGGTGCCTGGACTCATCAATATCGTTACAGTAAAAAGGGGGGCGAGAATAATGAGGTGTCTAAAACCAGGTAG